Proteins found in one [Synechococcus] sp. NIES-970 genomic segment:
- the kdpB gene encoding K+-transporting ATPase, B subunit → MTSSIQPRHQPGGPREERRHTPKVDQSGLYQRAFKEAFYKLDPRVIVKNPVMFVVWVGTIITILLTFNPGLFGPVPDNSALFNGLIAIILFFTVVFANFAEAVAEGRGKAQADALRSTKSETTARKILANGSIEEVYSTSLSRGDRIKVIAGDIIPADGEVLDGVASVDESAITGESAPVLKEAGSDVASSVTGGTKIISDELTIQVTADPGKGFIDRMIALVEGAERSKTPNEIALTVLLAVLTLVFLIVIATLPTPAAYIGSPVSVATLIALLVALIPTTIGGLLSAIGIAGMDRVAQFNVVATSGRAVEACGDINTLVLDKTGTITLGNRLAEEFIPLNGHSLKTVASVALAASIFDTTPEGKSIVRLAQQQGAAIAFDKDTAEAVDFSARTRMSGTNLPDGGEIRKGAVDAIRGFVRSRGGTVPETLDQAFERVSRLGGTPLALCQDDEIYGVIYLKDIIKSGIHERFDQLRRMGVRTVMLTGDNRITAEVIAREAGVDDFVAEATPEDKIQVIQAEQAQGKLVAMTGDGTNDAPALAQANVGLAMNSGTQAAKEAANMVDLDSDPTKLIDLVTIGKQLLITRGALTTFSIANDIAKYFAIIPAMFAAAGIGALNIMGLNSPQSAVLSALIYNALIIPALIPLALKGVKFRPLTANQLLQRNMLIFGLGGVIAPFIAIKLIDFVVGSIGLA, encoded by the coding sequence ATGACCAGTTCCATACAACCCCGCCATCAACCGGGTGGCCCCCGTGAGGAGCGACGACACACCCCAAAAGTCGATCAATCGGGTCTTTATCAGCGGGCCTTCAAGGAAGCGTTTTACAAGCTTGATCCGCGCGTGATCGTCAAAAACCCCGTCATGTTTGTGGTGTGGGTGGGCACGATCATCACGATTTTGCTGACCTTTAATCCCGGACTCTTTGGCCCAGTGCCCGATAATTCGGCGCTGTTTAATGGTTTGATCGCCATCATTCTTTTCTTTACCGTTGTCTTCGCTAACTTCGCTGAAGCAGTGGCCGAAGGTCGTGGTAAGGCTCAGGCGGATGCGCTGCGCTCTACGAAGTCAGAGACAACCGCTCGCAAAATTTTGGCTAATGGCTCCATTGAGGAGGTTTATTCCACCAGTTTGAGCCGGGGCGATCGCATTAAAGTGATCGCAGGCGATATCATCCCTGCCGACGGGGAAGTGTTGGATGGGGTGGCTTCCGTGGACGAATCGGCAATTACTGGAGAATCCGCTCCAGTGCTAAAGGAAGCAGGCTCAGATGTAGCCAGTTCTGTCACGGGTGGTACCAAGATTATTTCCGATGAGCTGACGATTCAGGTGACTGCTGACCCGGGTAAAGGCTTTATTGATCGTATGATTGCCCTAGTAGAAGGTGCTGAGCGCAGTAAGACTCCCAACGAAATTGCCCTGACGGTGCTGCTGGCAGTGCTAACCCTAGTTTTTTTAATTGTCATTGCTACTCTACCAACCCCAGCCGCCTATATTGGTAGCCCTGTAAGCGTTGCCACCCTAATCGCGTTGCTAGTGGCCCTGATTCCCACCACGATCGGCGGATTGCTGAGTGCAATCGGCATTGCCGGGATGGATCGCGTCGCCCAATTCAATGTTGTTGCCACCTCTGGTCGAGCGGTCGAAGCCTGCGGTGACATCAATACTCTGGTGTTAGATAAAACTGGCACCATTACCCTAGGTAATCGTCTAGCCGAAGAATTTATTCCTCTCAACGGTCATAGTCTAAAAACAGTCGCGTCGGTCGCACTGGCTGCCAGTATTTTTGACACAACCCCTGAAGGAAAGTCCATTGTGCGATTAGCGCAGCAGCAAGGAGCCGCGATCGCCTTCGACAAAGATACGGCGGAAGCAGTAGACTTCTCTGCTCGTACCCGCATGAGCGGCACAAATTTACCCGATGGTGGCGAAATTCGCAAAGGGGCGGTGGATGCAATCCGCGGCTTTGTAAGATCCCGTGGTGGTACAGTCCCTGAAACTCTAGATCAAGCTTTTGAGCGGGTTTCTCGCTTAGGCGGTACACCCCTTGCCCTCTGCCAAGATGACGAAATTTATGGGGTAATCTACCTAAAAGACATCATCAAATCCGGCATTCATGAACGGTTTGACCAACTGCGGCGGATGGGAGTTCGTACCGTCATGTTGACAGGGGATAACCGCATCACCGCTGAAGTGATTGCCCGTGAAGCTGGTGTCGATGACTTTGTTGCTGAGGCTACCCCTGAGGACAAAATTCAGGTCATTCAGGCGGAACAGGCACAAGGCAAACTGGTAGCCATGACGGGGGACGGCACCAACGATGCTCCGGCTCTGGCCCAAGCCAATGTGGGTTTGGCGATGAACTCCGGCACCCAGGCTGCTAAAGAAGCTGCCAATATGGTCGATCTTGACTCTGACCCCACCAAGCTGATTGATCTAGTGACGATTGGTAAGCAACTGCTGATTACGCGCGGCGCGTTGACCACCTTTTCCATTGCCAATGATATTGCTAAATACTTTGCTATTATCCCAGCGATGTTTGCAGCGGCGGGCATCGGCGCCCTCAACATTATGGGGCTGAATAGCCCTCAATCGGCTGTTCTGTCTGCTCTCATCTACAACGCTCTGATTATTCCGGCTCTGATTCCTCTGGCTTTAAAAGGAGTGAAGTTCCGTCCTCTGACAGCCAATCAACTGTTACAGCGCAACATGCTGATTTTTGGTCTGGGCGGTGTCATCGCGCCCTTTATCGCTATCAAACTAATCGATTTTGTCGTTGGCAGTATTGGCCTAGCCTAG
- the kdpC gene encoding K+-transporting ATPase, C subunit, protein MIQDITTSIRTIVVLWLLTALIYPLLIFVIGQGFFPAQANGSLVTNSQGQVIGSTLIGQAFSREDYFWSRPSAINYSIGEDAFPTGLSGATNLAPSNPELLELTQARAEILQAADIKPTADLLYSSGSGLDPHISPASAIAQIDRIAAARNLSADDLEILIKQNTEGRFLGVFGEPAVNTVTLNLALDQL, encoded by the coding sequence ATGATTCAAGACATCACTACTAGCATCCGCACCATAGTTGTTCTCTGGCTTCTCACTGCCTTGATTTATCCTTTATTAATTTTCGTGATCGGCCAGGGCTTTTTTCCGGCCCAAGCCAATGGCAGCCTAGTTACGAACAGCCAAGGACAAGTCATCGGTTCTACTCTGATCGGTCAAGCCTTTAGTCGCGAGGACTATTTTTGGAGCCGCCCCAGTGCCATTAATTACAGCATCGGTGAAGATGCTTTTCCGACAGGTCTTTCGGGAGCGACTAACCTCGCACCCAGCAACCCCGAACTGCTAGAACTCACCCAAGCAAGGGCAGAAATTTTGCAAGCTGCCGATATTAAACCGACCGCTGACCTGCTCTACAGTTCTGGCTCTGGCCTAGACCCCCACATTTCTCCTGCTAGTGCGATCGCTCAAATCGACCGGATTGCCGCTGCTCGCAATCTTTCAGCTGATGACTTAGAAATTTTAATTAAACAGAATACCGAAGGACGATTCTTAGGAGTTTTTGGTGAACCTGCTGTCAATACAGTCACCCTTAATTTGGCCCTCGATCAGCTCTAA
- a CDS encoding two-component sensor histidine kinase, which yields MKNNLAFLRTQQRLAALYAGTTGLILLVFGLGFYRAIAHDQWQSLNRKLVTIAGTLHDGIEPALAEVGQVEPVVEHFLPGMVCVTSQSCDTAIASGQRHIVGMVEQENYYVRFIALTGESLATVGQVPDYRQSLDLPLLEQIQTRIDTDGIAYREITLSLKTNDQRPWGYIQVGRSLVEYETVLHHLRWQLVLGLPTVMVLALAASWWLSNLAMAPAYRGYLQIQQFTADAAHELRTPLTVIRSTIDFTLGEPQLTEADSRQTLKIIERQNNRLAHLVQDLLLLSRLDLEPMPLQQPCSLAIIATDLIEEFSAMAIAANLTLLAEIPPNDPFEILGNEEQLYRLLANLIANAIQYTPTGGKITLTLRRQSREILVEVTDTGVGIPLADQKYIFDRFYRVHADRAIHTGGTGLGLAIAQAIARAHQGDIHLISRSGQGSTFTLHLPLPRRKTILENHNT from the coding sequence ATGAAAAATAATCTTGCTTTTTTACGGACACAACAACGGTTAGCAGCATTGTATGCCGGGACGACGGGATTAATTTTGCTAGTGTTTGGGCTGGGATTCTATCGGGCGATCGCCCATGACCAGTGGCAGTCTCTAAACCGGAAATTAGTGACTATTGCCGGGACTCTCCATGACGGCATTGAACCCGCTTTGGCAGAAGTGGGACAGGTAGAACCTGTGGTGGAACATTTTTTACCGGGTATGGTGTGTGTGACGAGCCAGTCATGTGACACAGCCATTGCCAGTGGGCAACGCCACATCGTGGGGATGGTGGAGCAGGAAAATTATTACGTGCGATTTATCGCCCTTACGGGTGAATCATTGGCCACCGTGGGTCAAGTGCCCGATTATAGACAAAGTCTTGATTTGCCCTTATTAGAACAGATCCAAACTCGCATAGACACTGACGGAATTGCCTACCGCGAAATTACCCTATCTCTTAAAACCAATGACCAGCGTCCTTGGGGCTATATCCAAGTGGGGCGCTCGCTCGTCGAATATGAAACGGTTCTGCACCACCTCCGTTGGCAATTAGTCCTGGGGCTACCCACTGTCATGGTTTTAGCCCTTGCCGCCAGTTGGTGGCTATCTAATTTAGCGATGGCTCCTGCCTACCGCGGCTATCTGCAGATTCAACAATTTACCGCCGACGCCGCCCATGAACTCCGCACTCCGCTGACGGTGATTCGTTCGACCATTGACTTTACCCTTGGGGAACCACAACTGACGGAGGCAGACAGTCGTCAAACTTTAAAAATTATCGAGCGTCAAAATAATCGTCTTGCCCATTTGGTACAGGATCTATTGCTGTTGTCGCGCCTGGATTTAGAGCCGATGCCGCTTCAGCAACCCTGCTCCTTGGCGATCATCGCAACAGACTTGATCGAGGAATTCTCTGCAATGGCGATCGCCGCCAATCTCACCCTCCTTGCTGAGATCCCTCCAAATGACCCCTTTGAAATCCTTGGCAACGAAGAGCAATTATATCGACTCCTCGCCAATTTAATTGCCAATGCTATTCAGTACACCCCCACAGGGGGCAAAATTACCCTCACTCTCAGACGTCAAAGCCGAGAAATTTTAGTAGAAGTTACGGACACAGGTGTTGGTATTCCCCTTGCAGACCAGAAATATATTTTTGATCGTTTTTATCGGGTGCATGCAGACCGTGCAATCCACACCGGAGGTACAGGTTTAGGTCTTGCCATTGCCCAGGCGATCGCCCGCGCCCACCAAGGCGATATCCACCTCATCAGTCGCTCTGGCCAAGGCAGTACATTTACTCTTCACTTACCCTTACCTCGCAGGAAAACCATTCTAGAAAATCACAATACCTAG
- a CDS encoding response regulator receiver domain protein (CheY-like) gives MNADLKSNVVSAQMRLLRRKLATCGADDLIETVHGLGYRLALGTVFDEK, from the coding sequence ATGAATGCTGACTTAAAAAGTAATGTGGTGTCAGCGCAAATGCGTTTGCTGCGGCGTAAATTAGCAACCTGTGGGGCAGATGATCTCATCGAAACGGTGCATGGGTTGGGCTATCGCTTGGCGCTGGGAACAGTGTTCGATGAAAAATAA
- the kdpA gene encoding K+-transporting ATPase, A subunit: protein MIQGFFQLAIALAILLAVAPFLGRYMARVFMGQRTLLDPIAIPLERLLFALGGFANQSSMTGARYVSAVLVSNLMMGVLVFFIFLLQGSLPLNPTNLDAPSWHLALHTAISFVTNTNQQHYSGETTYSYFSQVGALGFLMFTSAATGIAVAIAFIRGLTGNPLGNFYIDMTLAITRILLPISIVGAIVLVIAGVPETFAGPAVAQTLEGATQYIARGPVAHFEIIKELGENGGGFFGTNSAHPYENPNNFVNLFTNIIMLIIPAGLILTYGIMARKPRQGWLIFGMVFIFYALMIGIAAYGEYVGNPLVNSILGEQAPNLEGKEVRFGWALTALWAVSTTGTMCGAVNGMHDSLMPPGGFATLSDIFLQIIWGGQGTGTAYLFVFLILTVFLTGLMVGRTPEFLSRKIEKREIVLSSIILLAHPIAILIPGAITLAFPETLGGISNPSFHGMSQVIYEYASAAANNGSGFEGLGDNTLWWNLSTSFSLVIGRYMPMIALIYLADSMAQKQPVPETAGTLYTDSFLFTGVTAGTILILGALTFLPVLALGPIAEGFAIAKAAAEVTAGL, encoded by the coding sequence ATGATCCAAGGATTTTTTCAGTTGGCGATCGCCTTGGCAATTTTGTTGGCAGTTGCGCCTTTTTTAGGCAGGTATATGGCACGGGTTTTTATGGGACAGAGAACCCTGCTCGATCCTATTGCTATCCCATTAGAGCGGTTGCTCTTTGCCCTTGGAGGCTTTGCTAATCAGTCTTCGATGACAGGGGCTCGCTACGTCAGTGCAGTGCTGGTCAGCAATCTGATGATGGGGGTTTTAGTTTTTTTCATCTTTCTATTGCAAGGGTCGCTGCCCCTAAATCCGACTAATCTGGATGCCCCTAGTTGGCATTTAGCCTTGCACACTGCTATTTCGTTTGTCACCAATACAAATCAGCAGCATTATTCAGGTGAAACCACCTACAGCTACTTTTCTCAGGTAGGGGCGCTGGGCTTTTTGATGTTTACTTCGGCAGCAACAGGGATTGCGGTGGCGATCGCCTTTATCCGCGGTCTAACGGGGAATCCCCTAGGCAACTTTTACATTGACATGACCTTGGCAATCACCCGAATCTTGCTGCCAATTTCAATTGTGGGGGCGATCGTCCTAGTGATTGCTGGTGTACCGGAGACATTTGCCGGGCCAGCCGTTGCCCAAACCTTAGAAGGTGCAACTCAATACATTGCCCGGGGCCCGGTCGCGCACTTTGAGATTATCAAGGAGCTAGGCGAAAATGGTGGCGGCTTTTTTGGCACCAACTCGGCTCACCCCTACGAAAACCCCAATAACTTTGTAAATCTGTTTACCAACATCATCATGCTGATTATTCCAGCAGGATTGATTTTGACCTATGGCATTATGGCGCGCAAACCTCGCCAGGGCTGGCTAATTTTTGGTATGGTCTTCATCTTCTATGCCCTCATGATCGGCATTGCTGCCTACGGTGAGTATGTTGGTAATCCGCTGGTGAACAGTATTCTGGGAGAACAAGCGCCCAACCTAGAAGGTAAAGAAGTGCGCTTTGGCTGGGCACTCACAGCCCTCTGGGCGGTGTCTACGACCGGAACTATGTGCGGTGCGGTCAACGGGATGCACGATTCTCTGATGCCGCCTGGGGGATTTGCGACGCTCTCAGATATATTTCTACAAATTATTTGGGGAGGACAGGGTACAGGTACTGCTTATCTGTTCGTCTTTCTGATTCTGACTGTTTTCTTGACCGGGTTAATGGTTGGGCGCACCCCCGAATTTCTCAGTCGCAAGATCGAAAAGCGAGAAATCGTCCTCTCTAGCATCATCCTACTGGCTCACCCGATCGCCATCTTGATCCCCGGTGCGATTACCCTGGCTTTTCCCGAAACCTTGGGGGGTATCAGCAACCCCAGCTTCCATGGCATGTCCCAAGTGATTTATGAATATGCTTCTGCCGCTGCAAATAATGGTTCTGGCTTTGAAGGCTTAGGAGATAACACCCTCTGGTGGAACCTAAGCACGAGCTTTTCGTTAGTCATTGGTCGTTACATGCCCATGATTGCCCTCATCTACCTGGCCGACAGCATGGCCCAGAAACAACCGGTCCCAGAAACAGCAGGCACTCTTTATACTGACAGCTTTTTGTTTACGGGCGTGACCGCAGGCACCATCCTCATTCTTGGCGCATTAACTTTCTTACCGGTGCTGGCATTGGGACCGATTGCGGAAGGGTTTGCGATCGCCAAAGCCGCCGCTGAAGTTACGGCTGGGCTCTAA
- a CDS encoding copper-resistance protein, CopA family translates to MKERYTAISRRQLLKLATGFGVSVGLHPLLQRSARATGVASPMLGELLPIDRYPNQIDLKVFQEQIKIGDRQSNAITVNGTVPGPVIRLKEGQIAKINVSNELDSETSIHWHGLILPATMDGVPGISFNGIKPKTTFSYEFPVNQNGTYWYHSHSGLQEQQGHFGALIIDSLQPEPFSYNRDYVVMLSDWTEEDPHQVLSNLKKVSTFYNYQQRTIAHFSEDADWARMRMDPTDIADVTGATYTYLMNGMAPANNWTALFKQGEKVRLRFINASAMTYFDVRIPGLKMTVVQADGQNVQPVSVDEFRIAVAETYDVIVEPEESKPYSIFAETMDRSGYARGTLSPQMGLVAAIPPLRTRPLRTMADMGMDHGSHGDHGGHGPKQQDKPIDHKSPQMDHGGHGMQAMPNANHAEHNMSEMNSSPAMDHSGHDMHNMDTAPAMDHSGHDMRQMDDGGADLGEAVPHGPDHHGVGNAGVPMMVKNRLHEPGIGLESTPDHKVLVYTDLRSLEPGSDGRSPDRELELHLTGNMERYMWSFDGKKYSESPILQFYYGERLRLTFVNDTMMEHPIHLHGMWMEIDNGAGAYKPRKHVLNVKPAEKCSVEVNVDVTGNWAFHCHLLYHMEAGMMRTVAIVERPMGEQS, encoded by the coding sequence ATGAAGGAACGATATACAGCCATCAGTCGGCGACAACTATTAAAATTAGCGACGGGATTTGGCGTTAGCGTCGGTTTACATCCCCTACTCCAGCGATCAGCCCGTGCCACGGGGGTTGCTTCACCGATGTTAGGGGAACTCCTGCCGATAGATCGCTATCCAAATCAGATTGATCTCAAAGTCTTTCAGGAACAGATCAAGATCGGCGATCGCCAAAGCAATGCCATCACCGTCAACGGCACAGTACCCGGCCCAGTGATTCGCCTTAAAGAAGGACAAATCGCCAAAATTAACGTGAGTAATGAACTCGATAGTGAAACATCAATCCATTGGCATGGGTTAATTTTGCCCGCCACCATGGATGGTGTCCCGGGCATTAGCTTTAACGGTATCAAACCCAAAACCACCTTTAGCTATGAATTTCCCGTCAATCAAAACGGCACTTATTGGTATCACAGCCACAGTGGCTTACAGGAACAACAGGGGCATTTTGGTGCCTTAATTATCGATTCTCTTCAGCCAGAACCCTTTAGCTATAACCGCGATTACGTCGTGATGCTCTCGGACTGGACAGAGGAAGATCCTCACCAAGTTCTGAGTAATCTGAAGAAAGTCAGCACTTTTTATAACTACCAACAACGCACGATCGCCCATTTTAGCGAAGATGCTGACTGGGCAAGAATGCGCATGGACCCCACCGACATCGCCGATGTGACGGGAGCAACCTATACCTACTTGATGAATGGCATGGCGCCAGCGAATAACTGGACGGCGTTATTTAAACAGGGGGAAAAAGTCCGTCTGCGATTTATCAATGCCTCCGCCATGACCTATTTCGATGTGCGAATTCCAGGGCTAAAAATGACCGTCGTGCAGGCTGATGGTCAAAATGTTCAACCTGTGTCCGTAGATGAATTTCGGATTGCGGTGGCAGAAACCTATGATGTGATCGTCGAGCCCGAGGAAAGCAAACCCTACAGCATTTTTGCGGAAACAATGGATCGAAGTGGCTATGCCCGGGGGACTTTATCGCCTCAAATGGGTTTGGTTGCGGCAATCCCTCCCTTAAGAACTCGCCCCCTCCGCACGATGGCAGACATGGGCATGGATCATGGTTCCCACGGTGACCATGGGGGACATGGCCCGAAACAGCAAGACAAACCCATTGATCATAAATCCCCGCAGATGGATCATGGGGGCCATGGGATGCAGGCCATGCCAAATGCAAATCATGCTGAACATAACATGTCTGAGATGAATTCATCCCCAGCGATGGACCACTCCGGTCATGATATGCACAACATGGATACAGCCCCAGCAATGGATCATTCTGGACATGATATGCGCCAGATGGATGATGGGGGGGCTGATTTGGGTGAGGCAGTGCCCCATGGCCCAGATCACCATGGGGTCGGTAATGCAGGTGTGCCAATGATGGTCAAAAATCGTCTTCATGAGCCGGGAATCGGTTTAGAAAGTACCCCCGACCATAAAGTCTTGGTCTATACAGATCTGCGTAGTTTAGAACCGGGATCTGATGGGCGATCGCCCGATCGAGAGTTAGAGCTACATCTGACGGGCAACATGGAACGATATATGTGGTCTTTTGACGGCAAAAAATATTCTGAATCACCCATTTTGCAGTTCTACTATGGTGAACGTTTGCGCTTAACCTTTGTCAACGACACGATGATGGAGCATCCGATTCATCTCCATGGCATGTGGATGGAAATTGACAATGGTGCAGGGGCTTATAAACCTCGTAAACATGTCCTCAATGTCAAACCTGCCGAAAAATGCTCTGTCGAAGTCAATGTGGATGTGACGGGGAATTGGGCATTCCATTGTCATTTGCTCTATCACATGGAAGCGGGCATGATGCGCACCGTGGCAATTGTGGAACGTCCCATGGGAGAACAGTCGTGA
- a CDS encoding copper resistance B precursor, whose product MKHYLLNKTLGAIACGLGLLPMAPAAAEHNPLPETAIAQHRHSADPEIPAGFTPLPGVEPEYHGDQTYGLLLFEQLEYRSQQGENSVNWEINGWRGGDYQRLWLKSEGEIGTETGDGEQETQILYSKLITSFWEFQTGLRYDYEWGEDSNKDRFLGVVGLQGLLPYKLETDAAIFISEAGDLSARLSLERQLLLTQKLILQPELEVNLAAQSVEEFGIGSGLNDITLSARLRYEVNRNFAPYVGLDWSRKFAGSADYSRAEGESVENWSIAGGVRLLF is encoded by the coding sequence GTGAAGCATTATCTTTTAAACAAAACCCTAGGGGCGATCGCCTGCGGTTTAGGACTGCTGCCTATGGCCCCAGCTGCCGCCGAACACAACCCATTACCAGAAACGGCGATCGCCCAACATCGCCACAGCGCCGACCCAGAAATACCAGCAGGATTTACCCCTCTTCCCGGTGTAGAACCGGAGTATCACGGCGATCAAACCTACGGACTATTGCTCTTTGAACAATTGGAATACCGTAGCCAGCAAGGGGAAAACAGCGTCAATTGGGAAATCAACGGCTGGCGTGGGGGAGATTACCAGCGGCTATGGTTAAAATCCGAAGGTGAAATCGGTACAGAAACAGGCGACGGAGAACAGGAAACCCAAATTCTATATTCCAAACTCATCACTTCTTTTTGGGAATTCCAAACCGGATTGCGCTATGACTATGAATGGGGAGAAGACAGCAACAAAGATCGTTTTTTAGGGGTGGTTGGATTGCAAGGTTTATTACCTTACAAACTGGAGACTGATGCGGCGATTTTCATCAGTGAGGCGGGGGATCTTTCCGCCCGTTTGAGCCTAGAACGACAATTACTATTAACCCAGAAGCTGATCCTACAGCCAGAACTAGAAGTCAATCTTGCAGCTCAATCCGTAGAAGAATTTGGCATCGGCTCAGGTTTAAACGATATTACCTTGAGTGCCCGTCTTCGCTATGAAGTTAACCGGAACTTTGCACCCTATGTGGGGCTAGATTGGTCACGAAAATTTGCTGGATCTGCAGACTATAGTCGAGCAGAAGGTGAAAGTGTAGAAAATTGGTCTATTGCCGGAGGAGTAAGACTTCTATTTTAG
- the kdpD gene encoding potassium-dependent ATPase subunit D, protein MYNPTAIAATNYQTLPRRGKHKIFIGMAPGVGKTYRMLEEGHALKQDGFDVVIGLLEAHGREETTLKAEGLELIPRKQVYCRNVLLQEMDTEEILRRSPQLVLIDELAHTNIPGSKQEKRYQDVEKILDAGIDVYSTVNIQHLESLNDLVYRISGVVVRERVPDRIIDDADEIVVVDVTPETLQERLQEGKIYAPEKIDQALQNFFRRSNLIALRELALREIADNLEEESASAAKNLHYNIRERVLVCISTYPNSIQLLRRGARIANHMNGQLFVLFVAPAGKFLSKPEALHIETCKRLCEEFSGKFIRIESSNIVTTIVKIALQERITQIVLGETRRSRFQLLFKGSIVQRLVRLLPQVDLHIIANSSNLTN, encoded by the coding sequence ATGTATAACCCTACTGCGATCGCCGCTACTAACTACCAAACACTCCCCCGTCGAGGCAAACACAAAATTTTTATTGGTATGGCCCCTGGAGTTGGTAAAACATACCGAATGCTTGAAGAAGGACATGCCCTCAAGCAAGATGGTTTTGATGTGGTTATTGGCTTATTAGAAGCCCATGGGCGGGAGGAAACAACCCTGAAAGCTGAAGGCTTAGAGCTCATTCCTCGTAAACAGGTTTATTGTCGAAATGTTTTATTGCAAGAAATGGATACCGAGGAAATCTTAAGGCGATCGCCCCAGTTAGTATTAATAGATGAACTAGCCCACACAAATATACCCGGCTCTAAACAAGAAAAACGTTATCAAGATGTTGAAAAAATTCTAGATGCCGGAATCGATGTCTACTCAACAGTTAATATTCAACATCTAGAAAGCTTAAATGATCTCGTATATCGTATTTCTGGGGTTGTGGTAAGAGAACGTGTACCTGATCGCATAATTGATGATGCCGATGAAATTGTAGTGGTGGATGTAACGCCAGAAACACTTCAAGAACGACTGCAAGAAGGGAAAATTTATGCACCTGAAAAAATTGACCAGGCTCTACAAAATTTTTTCCGTCGCAGTAATTTAATTGCCCTAAGGGAACTAGCGCTGCGTGAAATTGCCGATAATCTTGAAGAAGAATCAGCCTCTGCAGCTAAAAATCTCCATTACAATATTCGAGAACGGGTTTTAGTATGTATTTCAACTTATCCGAATTCTATTCAGCTTTTACGCCGGGGTGCTCGAATTGCTAATCATATGAATGGACAATTATTTGTGTTATTTGTAGCACCTGCGGGTAAATTTTTATCAAAACCAGAAGCCTTACATATTGAAACTTGTAAGCGATTATGTGAAGAATTTTCAGGAAAATTTATAAGGATAGAATCATCAAATATTGTAACTACAATTGTTAAGATAGCACTCCAAGAACGCATCACACAAATTGTTTTAGGTGAAACTCGTCGTTCCCGATTTCAATTACTCTTTAAAGGCTCTATCGTACAGCGATTAGTAAGACTATTGCCACAGGTTGATTTACATATCATTGCAAACAGTTCAAATTTGACTAATTAA
- a CDS encoding two-component response regulator: MRILLVEDEPDLGAIIERTLMREKYIVDWARDGEAAWDYLQSPWAQYTMLVVDWLLPKLSGLELCQRLRETNYTLPVLMLTAKDRVEDRVQGLDAGADDYLVKPFSNAELLARLRALQRRSPQLQSRRLTLGRLTLDYDGR; encoded by the coding sequence ATGAGAATTTTATTGGTAGAAGATGAGCCAGATTTAGGGGCAATCATTGAGCGCACCCTAATGCGGGAAAAATATATTGTGGATTGGGCAAGGGATGGCGAGGCGGCATGGGATTATCTGCAAAGTCCCTGGGCACAATATACGATGCTGGTGGTGGATTGGCTCTTGCCGAAGTTGTCGGGGTTAGAGCTTTGTCAGCGGCTACGGGAAACAAACTATACTTTGCCAGTGTTGATGTTGACGGCAAAGGATCGGGTAGAAGATCGCGTGCAGGGCCTGGATGCTGGAGCGGATGATTATTTAGTAAAGCCTTTTAGTAATGCAGAATTGTTGGCACGGCTGAGGGCTTTGCAGCGGCGATCGCCTCAGCTCCAATCACGGCGTTTAACCTTGGGTCGTCTGACCCTCGACTATGATGGTCGATGA
- the kdpF gene encoding K+-transporting ATPase, F subunit — protein MNRFTLHPLEICNDCLGRLLQRRTRIALGLFLALCLNLAIAPALYAATDNFSRGNAYALGLLGLVVVGLAAYLTTVILKPEKF, from the coding sequence ATGAATAGATTTACCCTGCATCCCCTTGAAATTTGTAATGACTGTCTAGGGCGCCTCTTACAACGCCGTACCCGGATCGCTTTAGGGCTGTTTCTGGCTCTGTGCTTAAACTTGGCGATCGCCCCGGCTCTCTACGCTGCTACTGATAATTTCAGCCGGGGCAACGCCTATGCCCTCGGTCTTCTTGGTCTGGTTGTCGTTGGACTTGCCGCCTATCTTACTACTGTGATTCTGAAACCAGAGAAATTTTGA